ACATCATGTACACGTCAGCGTGCCTGGCGGCGACTTCCACCGCCGCGTCGGAGGCACCGGAGAAGTAGATCGGCAAGTGCGGCTGCTGCAGTGGCTTGACCAGGGTCAGGTTGTCTTCCACCCGGTAATGCGCTCCTTGATGGTCGAACGGCTCGTGGCGCGTCCAGGTGTTGCGCAGCACCTGCAGGTACTCGTCGGTACGGGCATAGCGGGCATCCTTGTCGAGGAAGTCGCCGTCGCGTTGCAGGTCGCCGCTGTCGCCGCCGGTGATCACGTTGATCGAGGCCCGGCCACGGCTCAGGTGATCGAGGGTCGCGAATTGCCGCGCGGCGAAGGTCGGTGCCTGAAAACCAGGCCGGTGTGCCACCAGCAGGCCGATGCGTTCGGTCAACGCAGCCACATAGGTGGCGAGGATCATCGAATCCGGGGCGCTGGTGTTGACCGCCAGCAACGCCTTGTCGAAACCACCGTACTCCTGGGCCTGGGCAAAGGCACGGATGAACGGCAGGTCGATTATCGGGCCACGCGGGGCCTGGGATTCGCTGCCTTCCTGGGGGCCGATCAGGCCGATGAACTCAAGACTCATGGACTCGCTCCTTGCATGAAAAATGTCAGGCCACCGCGCCCTGGGCGCGGCGCAGGGTGTTGCGATTGGTCGGTACGGCCAGGCCGAAATGCTCGCGCAGGGTCTGGCCCTGGTACTCGCGGCGCAGCAGCCCGCGGGCCTGCAGCAGCGGCACCACCTGTTCGGTAAAGGCTTGCAGGCCGTCAGGCAGCAGCGAGTTGATGATGAAACCGTCGGCAGCGCCGTTTTCGAACCAGTACTGCAGGGCATCGGCCACCTGTTCCGGAGTGCCCACGAAGTCGCGACGTGGCTGCGAGAAACGCAGCGCCAGCTGGCGCAAGGTCAGGCCCTCGTCGCGGGCCAGTTGCTTGAGCTGGTCAGAGGTGCCCTTGTGGCTGTCATTGCCCAGGGTGCCAAGGTCCGGGAACGGCGCATCGAGGTCATGCCGGCTGAAGTCGTAGTCATTGAACGGCCGGCCCAGTGCAACCAGGGCATCTTCGATGCTGACCAGCTCGACGGCCTGCTGATAGCGATCTTCCACCTCGGCGGCATCGCGACCAACGATCGGCCGGATACCCGGCAGGATCGACAACTGTTGCGGGTCGCGGCCATGCCGTGCGGCTCTTTGCTTGAGGTCCTGGTAGTAGTCGCGGGCATCGCTGAACGACTCGGGGCTGACGAAGATCGCATCGGCGTTCTGCGCCGCGAAATGGCGGCCGTCTTCCGACACCCCGGCCTGGAAGATCACCGGCTGGCCCTGGCGCGAACGCTGGATGTTCAGCGGTCCCTTGACCTTGAAGAACTCGCCCTGGTGGCCAAGTGTGTGCAGTTTGTTCGGGTCGAAGAACTGCCCGCTGTGCTTGTCGCGGGTGAAGGCGTCGTCTTCCCAGGAGTCCCACAGGCCCTTGACCACTTCCAGGTGTTCGCGGGCGATGCGGTAGCGCACCGCATGCGGTGGGTGTTCGGCCTTGCCGAAGTTGTCGGCGGTACCCGACAGCCAGGACGTCACCACGTTCCAGCCGGCGCGGCCGCCGCTGATCAGATCCAGCGAGGCGAACTGCCGGGCGACCTGGAACGGCTCGGTGTAGCTGACCGTGACCGTGGCCACCAGGCCGATGCGCTCGGTGATCGCCGCCAGCGCCGAAAGGATCGTCAGCGGTTCGAAGCGATTGAGGTAGTGGGGGCTGGAGCGGGCATGGATGTGCAGGCTGTCGGCGATGAAGGCGAAGTCGAAGCGGGCGGCTTCGGCCAACCGGGCCTGGTGCTTGTAGAAACCGAAGTTGACGCTGGCGTCGGCCAGCGCATCGGGGTGGCGCCATTCGCCCCAGCCATGGCCGACGCCATGAATCATGGCGCCAAGGCGGATTTGTCGTGTGCTCATCGAAGTACCTGTGGTGAAGAGGTGGGAAAGGGCTGGCGCAGGCCATCGCCAACGCGCCGCAGGGCGCGTCGAGCATGGCGTGAGTCAGAATGGGCGTTCATGCGGTGCAGGCTCCTGGCGTGGTCGGGAAAACGGCCTCCGCCAGGAAAGGGGTCGGTCTGGATTGAACTTAGCGGTGTAAGTCAGGCTTGTGAAAGGCTTTGTGGTTCTATGCTAATAATGAGTGATCTGAATCTAAATTAACTAAGATTATGCGTTTTATGCATTTATGGCTCGACGCCCCGGAATGGCCGCGATCAGCTCGCGGGTGTAGTCACTGGCTGGCTGCTCGAACACCTGGTTGGCCGGGCCTTGTTCCACCACATGGCCCTTACGCAGCACCAGGACGTGATCGGCCATGTTTGCCACCACGGCCAGGTCGTGGGACACCAGCACATAAGCGATACCCAGTTCGCGCTGCAATTGTTCGAGCAACGCGAGGATCTGCGCCTGGACAGACACATCCAGTGCACTCACCGGTTCGTCGAGCAGCAGCAGCTCAGGTTGCAGCGCCAACGCACGGGCGATGGCCACGCGCTGGCGCTGGCCGCCAGACAGCTCGCGGGGCAGACGGTCGAGGTATTCCACGGGCAGATGCACTCGCTTGATCAGCTCACGCGCCGCCTGCTCCAGCGCCTCGCCCTTGAGCAGGCCAAATGACACGAGCGGTTCGACGATGCTGTCGAACACCGTGAAACGTGGGTCCAGTGCCGCGAACGGGTTCTGCTGCACCAGTTGGATGCGCCGGCGCAGTGGGCGGAACTCGCGCCAGCCATAACCACTGACATCCTGCTGATCGAACAGCACCTGCCCATGGCTGGGTGTTTCAAGGCCCAGGGCGATACGCAATGCCGTGCTCTTGCCTGACCCGGATTCGCCGACGATCGCCAGGGTACGGCCACGATGCACCTCCAGGCTCAGGTCGTGCAGGGCCGTGAAATGGCTGTTCTGCCCCTGACTTGCGGGCAAGCGAAAGCGTTTGCCGACGCCCACCAGGCGCAGGATGGGCGGTGCCTCGCTGGGTACTGAGACGGGTCGCTGGCGGGGTATGGCGAACGCCGGTGCAGCAGCGAGCAAGGCTCGCGTGTAAGGGTGCTGGGCGTCGCCGAGAATCTGGGCTGGCGAACCCTGTTCGACCCCTTCGCCGCGCTGCATGACCAGCAGGCGGTCGGCGCGGTCGGTGGCCATGCCCAGGTCGTGGGTGATGATCAGCAGGGCAATGCCGCGCTCGGCCACCAGGCGCTGCAAATGGTCGAGGATCTTGCGCTGTACCGTGACATCCAGGGCGCTGGTTGGCTCATCGGCGATGATCAGCTGCGGGTCGCCCGCCAGAGCGATGGCGATCAGCACGCGCTGGCGCATCCCGCCAGACAGTTCATGGGGATACTGACGTGCGCGTAGCAGCGGGTCGTCGAGGCCGACCTGAGCGAGCAGTTCCAGCACGTCGGCATCCAGGCCGGCATAGCGCCGCCCGCGCGCCAGCAGCAAGGCTTCGCCGATTTGTTGGCCGACGCGCAGGGTGGGATTGAGGCTGACCATCGGGTCCTGCGGCACCAGGCCGATCATCCGCCCGCGCACCTGGCGCCAGTCGCGTTCGCTGGCCTGGGCCATTTCCCTGCCGGCGATGCGCAGCTGACCCGCGTCGATCTGTGCGTTGCCCGGCAACAGACCGAGCAGCGCATTGGCCAGGGTCGATTTGCCCGAGCCAGACTCACCGACGATGGCCAGTGTTTCCCCGGCGGCCAGGCTCAACGACAGTCGGCGCACGGCCTGCAGCCGCTGGCTGGCCACGGCATAGCTGATACTCAGGTCCTGTACTTCGATCAAGGCTGGCGAGGTCATCGGGCCTGCTCCTCGACGCTGCGCGCCAGATGGTTGAGGCTGAACACCACGGCGACCACGAACAGCCCCGGCAGCAGCGACACCCAGGGTGCGGTGATCAGGAAGTGCCGGCCATTGGCGATCAGCGTGCCCCATTCCGCTGCCGGCGGCGCGGCGCCGAAGCCGAGGAAGCTCAACCCGGCAGCGGCCAGGATCGCCGCACCGAAATCCAGCGTGGCAAGCACCGCCACCGGCCCCCAGGCGTTGGGCAGCACATGGCGCAGCAGGGTGCGGGTCCAGCTGGCGCCGCCCAGGCGCGCGGCTTCCACGTAGGGCAGGGTCTTGATGCGCAGCACCTCGGCGCGAGTGGTACGGGCGAAGCCAGGAATGATCCCGACACCGACCGCTACGGCCACCGGCACGGTACCGAAGCCGATGGCAGTGACGATGGCCAGGGCCAGAAGCAGGCCGGGCAGCGCCAGCAGCACGTCGACCAGGCGCATCAGAGCGGCATCCACACGCCCGCCGGCAAACCCGGCCAGTACGCCAAGGCTCAAGCCCCCGGCCAGGGCGATGGCCACGGCCAGCAGCGCCGCCTGCACCGAAAGCCGCGAGCCATAGACGACGCGGGTATACAGGTCGCGGCCCAGTTCATCGGTGCCGAACCAATGGGTCGCACTGGGGGCGGCGAGCTTGTCCACCGGCGATGTCGCGTAGGGGTCGAAGCTGGTCAGCAGTTGCGGCGCGGCGGCTGCCAGCAGGGCAAACGCCACCACCAGCAGGGCCAGGCTGAAGCCGGGACGACGTAGCAGTGGCGCGGCGGCCAGGACCAGGCGTCGCAGGCGTGTGCGGCGTTTCCAGGTTGCGCTGGGTGGCGCCAGGGGGGCGGGGTAGGAGCGAGTTTCGGCGGTCATGTCAGGTCACCTTGGGAGTATGGGTGATACGTGGGTCCAGGCACGGGTAGAGCAGGTCGACGATCAGGTTGACCACCACGAAGGCCGCCGCCGAGACCGCGACCACCGCCAGCACCACCGGAATGTCCTGGCGCAGCACGGCTTCCTGGGCCAGGCGCCCGACGCCGTTGCGCGAGAAGATGGTTTCCACCAGTACCGCGCCGGACACCGTGTTGCCCACCTGCAGGCCGACCAGGGTCAGCACCGGCAACGCGGCATTGCGCAGCCCATGGCACGCCTGCACCTGCGCGCGGCTGAGGCCTTTGGCAAAGGCGGTGGTGATATAGGGCTCCTGCCACACGCCCTGGAAACCGCGCTGCAGCACCTGGGCATACACGGCGGCACTGGGAATCGCCAATGTCACTGCAGGCAGCACCAGGCTTTCGACGCCTTGGCTGCCGGTGGCGGGAAACCAGCCCAGGCCGAAGGCGAAGACCTGGATCAGCAACAGGCCCATCCAGAACACCGGTACGGAAAAGCCCAGCGACGGCAGGCGCGCCAGTGCGGTCTTCAGCGGCTGCCATTGCAGGTAAGCCGTGAGGTAGGCCAGGCCGATGCCTCCCACCAGCGAGAGCAGGATGGCCAGGCCGGCCAGGGCCAGGGTCTGTGGCAGGCGCTCGGCGAGCAGTTCGCTGACCGGGCGGCCCAGCGACAGCGACTGGCCGAGGTCGCCCTGCACGGCGCGCCACAGCAAGTCGAAATACTGCTCGAACAGGCCC
The Pseudomonas sp. DTU_2021_1001937_2_SI_NGA_ILE_001 DNA segment above includes these coding regions:
- a CDS encoding ABC transporter ATP-binding protein; the encoded protein is MTSPALIEVQDLSISYAVASQRLQAVRRLSLSLAAGETLAIVGESGSGKSTLANALLGLLPGNAQIDAGQLRIAGREMAQASERDWRQVRGRMIGLVPQDPMVSLNPTLRVGQQIGEALLLARGRRYAGLDADVLELLAQVGLDDPLLRARQYPHELSGGMRQRVLIAIALAGDPQLIIADEPTSALDVTVQRKILDHLQRLVAERGIALLIITHDLGMATDRADRLLVMQRGEGVEQGSPAQILGDAQHPYTRALLAAAPAFAIPRQRPVSVPSEAPPILRLVGVGKRFRLPASQGQNSHFTALHDLSLEVHRGRTLAIVGESGSGKSTALRIALGLETPSHGQVLFDQQDVSGYGWREFRPLRRRIQLVQQNPFAALDPRFTVFDSIVEPLVSFGLLKGEALEQAARELIKRVHLPVEYLDRLPRELSGGQRQRVAIARALALQPELLLLDEPVSALDVSVQAQILALLEQLQRELGIAYVLVSHDLAVVANMADHVLVLRKGHVVEQGPANQVFEQPASDYTRELIAAIPGRRAINA
- a CDS encoding ABC transporter permease, producing the protein MRRYLIGRIGQALLVLWGAYSISYFILYLLPGDTLAIMLSASGMEADGLSPEALAKARAYYGLDKGLFEQYFDLLWRAVQGDLGQSLSLGRPVSELLAERLPQTLALAGLAILLSLVGGIGLAYLTAYLQWQPLKTALARLPSLGFSVPVFWMGLLLIQVFAFGLGWFPATGSQGVESLVLPAVTLAIPSAAVYAQVLQRGFQGVWQEPYITTAFAKGLSRAQVQACHGLRNAALPVLTLVGLQVGNTVSGAVLVETIFSRNGVGRLAQEAVLRQDIPVVLAVVAVSAAAFVVVNLIVDLLYPCLDPRITHTPKVT
- a CDS encoding ABC transporter permease, whose amino-acid sequence is MTAETRSYPAPLAPPSATWKRRTRLRRLVLAAAPLLRRPGFSLALLVVAFALLAAAAPQLLTSFDPYATSPVDKLAAPSATHWFGTDELGRDLYTRVVYGSRLSVQAALLAVAIALAGGLSLGVLAGFAGGRVDAALMRLVDVLLALPGLLLALAIVTAIGFGTVPVAVAVGVGIIPGFARTTRAEVLRIKTLPYVEAARLGGASWTRTLLRHVLPNAWGPVAVLATLDFGAAILAAAGLSFLGFGAAPPAAEWGTLIANGRHFLITAPWVSLLPGLFVVAVVFSLNHLARSVEEQAR
- a CDS encoding LLM class flavin-dependent oxidoreductase codes for the protein MSTRQIRLGAMIHGVGHGWGEWRHPDALADASVNFGFYKHQARLAEAARFDFAFIADSLHIHARSSPHYLNRFEPLTILSALAAITERIGLVATVTVSYTEPFQVARQFASLDLISGGRAGWNVVTSWLSGTADNFGKAEHPPHAVRYRIAREHLEVVKGLWDSWEDDAFTRDKHSGQFFDPNKLHTLGHQGEFFKVKGPLNIQRSRQGQPVIFQAGVSEDGRHFAAQNADAIFVSPESFSDARDYYQDLKQRAARHGRDPQQLSILPGIRPIVGRDAAEVEDRYQQAVELVSIEDALVALGRPFNDYDFSRHDLDAPFPDLGTLGNDSHKGTSDQLKQLARDEGLTLRQLALRFSQPRRDFVGTPEQVADALQYWFENGAADGFIINSLLPDGLQAFTEQVVPLLQARGLLRREYQGQTLREHFGLAVPTNRNTLRRAQGAVA
- a CDS encoding LLM class flavin-dependent oxidoreductase; protein product: MSLEFIGLIGPQEGSESQAPRGPIIDLPFIRAFAQAQEYGGFDKALLAVNTSAPDSMILATYVAALTERIGLLVAHRPGFQAPTFAARQFATLDHLSRGRASINVITGGDSGDLQRDGDFLDKDARYARTDEYLQVLRNTWTRHEPFDHQGAHYRVEDNLTLVKPLQQPHLPIYFSGASDAAVEVAARHADVYMMWGEPLEQVRERIAQVRKAAARYGREEQIRFSLSLRPILGATEEQAWERAERILAEARERIGIRQGKRREKNFGKSNVGSERLVQLASQRKVHDTRLWTEIAALGGGAGNSTSLVGTPDQVAEAALAYYDLGVTTFLFRGFDQLADSVQYGQELIPRIRALVAQREAERQQRRA